Proteins encoded by one window of Pseudobdellovibrionaceae bacterium:
- a CDS encoding SH3 domain-containing protein, producing the protein MQQFFLLILVLLFVQEGFSSWAAQPAVIAGVVSTKDKKGLRLRSCPNTNCPISGALKEGKTYYFENKMHGEWYRIFNQYAHGDYVKVDLGYTTQAKASRRSFNENVLKEAIDKALNEKFFNVKPISDSGKTIDSLTLERATDFVQVYSFLLYGRRHYGVYDMLSENSGLLHFTDGKMGYCLLASSGRSVEKSHGFSYDLMTKDIVGSINVKLKKTYSLDQFPYKHKGYSFFGNICAIDFFDKKTEQDVLNKDIYVRDLGRILKSRKSFLIDEIDKVSSFENKNLVDKSKNEIEKYAPLFTSQLKAAYFYNINRYQNRVFAYYDSAKKENQMKISGLIKDLDLNIKYKSFVIKFDANTSGPRGMQYKGAIYAQEDMEINQIKIYKGEYVDLNELVKILYVGSKYPKLKANVEFGFARTIDQKNFSDLKGLFFDLKNINIKSKLYAISPHYISFYDDDHGTLGLEPRTFSVTEEVRATNSKYFGANKFMNQRIDFVVGYSPSANEKPLGCVTTNINYVNLEKEILALGLSEDQIIKIRGNEVEISKPLDIYGLIQLAPHSKLILNISDCMKTIFLYQAMAQPGSRWQGRVLESETQVFFEKDKVVRILDKDGEKAVYSKYTTNINVGFKQGVTKYPLCILNKLAKYSPLERLVLEPCDYAFSEVKLHEIEQIDAEKGTITIQGRTYRTKDITSKLTARIDEQEFWLPFVPDLNTLKYKDRIHNIIREYYVFPSAWVGSDTKLSGRADYCGDKYVDCEPDSQQSEGQQIRTMDFEAFKNKTIMLKLYESIPDPSNFCEGFC; encoded by the coding sequence ATGCAGCAGTTTTTTCTTTTAATCTTAGTGTTGCTTTTTGTGCAGGAGGGGTTTTCAAGCTGGGCGGCTCAACCAGCAGTTATTGCTGGAGTGGTCAGTACAAAAGATAAGAAAGGCCTTCGTTTACGCTCTTGCCCAAACACAAACTGTCCAATATCAGGAGCTCTAAAAGAGGGTAAAACTTATTACTTTGAAAATAAAATGCACGGGGAGTGGTATAGAATATTTAATCAATATGCGCACGGTGATTATGTAAAAGTTGATCTTGGATATACAACGCAGGCTAAAGCCTCTAGAAGAAGTTTTAACGAAAATGTACTTAAAGAAGCTATTGATAAGGCTCTTAACGAGAAGTTTTTCAATGTAAAGCCTATCTCAGATAGTGGAAAGACAATTGACTCTTTAACTCTAGAAAGAGCAACTGATTTTGTGCAAGTGTATTCCTTTTTGCTCTATGGCCGTAGGCATTATGGTGTCTATGACATGTTATCAGAAAATTCAGGCCTTTTGCATTTTACTGATGGCAAAATGGGATATTGTCTTTTAGCGTCCTCAGGTAGGAGTGTAGAAAAATCTCATGGGTTTTCGTACGATCTTATGACAAAAGACATTGTGGGATCTATAAATGTCAAACTAAAGAAGACATATAGCTTAGATCAGTTTCCATATAAGCATAAAGGATATTCATTCTTTGGTAACATTTGTGCTATTGATTTTTTTGATAAAAAAACAGAACAAGATGTTCTTAATAAAGACATCTATGTCAGGGACTTAGGGCGTATATTAAAATCTAGGAAATCTTTTTTAATAGATGAAATTGATAAAGTATCAAGTTTTGAAAATAAAAACCTAGTCGACAAAAGTAAAAACGAAATAGAAAAGTATGCTCCCTTGTTTACATCGCAGCTCAAAGCAGCCTATTTCTATAATATAAATCGATATCAAAATAGAGTATTTGCCTATTATGACAGTGCTAAAAAAGAAAATCAGATGAAAATCAGTGGCCTGATCAAAGATTTGGATTTGAATATTAAATATAAGTCTTTTGTTATTAAGTTTGATGCGAATACAAGCGGACCAAGAGGAATGCAGTATAAAGGTGCGATTTATGCACAAGAAGACATGGAGATAAATCAGATAAAAATATATAAAGGCGAATATGTTGATCTTAATGAGTTGGTAAAGATCTTATATGTTGGTTCTAAGTACCCAAAATTAAAAGCCAATGTCGAGTTTGGGTTTGCACGCACGATAGATCAAAAAAACTTCAGTGATTTAAAAGGTTTGTTTTTTGATCTTAAAAATATAAATATTAAAAGTAAGTTATATGCGATTTCTCCGCATTATATTTCATTTTATGATGACGATCATGGAACTTTGGGTTTAGAGCCCAGAACCTTTAGCGTGACAGAAGAAGTTAGAGCCACAAATTCTAAATACTTTGGGGCTAATAAATTTATGAATCAACGTATAGACTTTGTTGTAGGTTATAGTCCGTCGGCTAATGAAAAACCTTTAGGTTGCGTAACAACAAATATAAATTATGTAAATCTAGAAAAAGAAATATTGGCTTTGGGTTTATCAGAAGATCAGATTATTAAAATTCGTGGTAATGAAGTAGAAATTAGTAAACCACTGGATATATATGGGCTAATACAATTAGCACCTCATTCTAAACTTATTCTAAATATATCGGATTGTATGAAGACTATTTTCTTATATCAGGCGATGGCTCAACCAGGAAGCCGTTGGCAAGGGCGTGTCCTAGAGTCTGAAACCCAAGTTTTTTTTGAAAAAGATAAGGTGGTTAGGATTTTAGATAAGGACGGCGAAAAGGCAGTGTATTCAAAATACACTACCAATATTAATGTAGGTTTCAAGCAAGGAGTAACCAAATACCCCTTGTGTATTCTAAACAAACTTGCGAAGTATTCACCACTAGAGAGATTAGTTCTAGAACCTTGTGATTATGCATTCAGTGAAGTGAAGCTGCATGAGATAGAACAAATAGATGCTGAAAAGGGAACTATTACTATTCAAGGTCGTACTTATCGAACTAAAGATATCACTTCGAAATTGACAGCTAGGATAGATGAGCAAGAATTTTGGTTGCCCTTTGTTCCTGACCTAAATACGTTGAAATATAAAGATAGAATTCATAATATTATTCGTGAATATTATGTTTTCCCTTCTGCATGGGTTGGCAGTGACACTAAATTAAGTGGACGTGCAGATTATTGTGGAGATAAGTATGTAGACTGTGAGCCTGATTCACAACAGTCTGAAGGACAACAGATCAGAACGATGGATTTTGAGGCATTTAAGAATAAGACCATTATGCTTAAGCTTTACGAAAGTATACCAGATCCTAGTAATTTTTGTGAGGGGTTCTGTTAG
- the grxD gene encoding Grx4 family monothiol glutaredoxin, giving the protein MSELNEQTKQKIENELSKNDIVLFMKGNAAFPQCGFSARAVAILREIGVDNFHTVNVLEDEEIRQGIKEYGNWPTIPQLYYKKELVGGSDILMEMYQNNELEDLFGLND; this is encoded by the coding sequence ATGTCAGAACTTAACGAACAAACCAAACAAAAGATCGAAAACGAATTGAGCAAAAACGATATTGTTCTATTTATGAAAGGCAATGCAGCTTTTCCTCAGTGCGGTTTTTCGGCTCGTGCTGTGGCCATTTTACGTGAAATCGGTGTCGATAATTTCCACACCGTCAATGTTCTAGAAGACGAAGAAATCCGCCAAGGTATTAAAGAGTACGGCAACTGGCCCACCATTCCTCAACTTTACTACAAAAAAGAACTTGTTGGCGGCAGCGACATTTTAATGGAAATGTACCAAAACAATGAACTTGAAGATTTGTTTGGACTCAACGATTAA
- a CDS encoding BolA/IbaG family iron-sulfur metabolism protein gives MTPKDIEARILETYADAQLYVIDQTGGGNNFEVRIACDAINALPRLQRHQKILELFKPEFQSGKLHALSVRPIQLD, from the coding sequence ATGACACCTAAAGACATTGAAGCTCGAATCTTAGAAACCTATGCTGACGCCCAACTCTACGTGATTGATCAAACTGGTGGTGGCAATAATTTTGAAGTGCGCATTGCTTGTGATGCCATCAACGCCTTACCTCGATTGCAACGCCACCAAAAAATCTTAGAGCTTTTTAAACCCGAGTTCCAATCTGGCAAGTTGCACGCTTTAAGTGTCAGACCCATTCAATTAGATTGA
- a CDS encoding HNH endonuclease — translation MEHFFVPAPPEHVKKQKALARELRKTPWWDQQISKGICHYCQGQFSKAELTMDHKIPVIRGGQSTKSNVVPSCKTCNSNKKYLTDVEYLSDK, via the coding sequence ATGGAACACTTTTTTGTACCCGCCCCCCCAGAACATGTAAAAAAACAGAAGGCTTTGGCGCGTGAATTACGCAAAACGCCATGGTGGGACCAGCAAATCTCAAAAGGGATTTGCCACTATTGTCAGGGGCAGTTTTCTAAGGCCGAACTGACTATGGATCACAAAATTCCTGTCATTCGTGGGGGCCAGAGCACTAAATCCAATGTCGTGCCATCGTGCAAAACGTGCAATTCCAACAAGAAATACCTTACTGATGTTGAATATTTAAGCGACAAATGA
- a CDS encoding DNA topoisomerase VI subunit B, producing the protein MAKITSSSTAEYFAKNLQQVGFSSATKAVLTTLKETVDNSLDACEDHKILPELKIEIEKIGTGGSKSADLIRIMVEDNGPGLSPEDLPRVFGEYLASSKFGRGRCSRGQQGIGISAATTWAQLTNAAGAKVLSKTKNMRKAIEMRIDVDIKSNKGLVKDKKTVDWDKDHGLRVEFVIDGRLQLNGDGGILTYLEGTSLVNPHLKLHYKINDDIDVNVDRVTEDVPVAPPATLPHPHTMKLGEFMTHAHLFGNVNLQKFLKTGFSRVTDSTLSDFVKNGMPKKFLAQPISKTSESEFKDIFKAIQETELPNPTTRSVLTIGEEALANSIQRLGAIDFFSIVTRKPKICDFKPVVVEVAIARFLDRGKEDESIQLLRFANRVPLQFDKAGCAITKAVESVNWRSYGLNQSKNNLPLGPYIFAISVTSPFIKFKNASKETIDSSDELVEEIRRALMQTGQKLSRHIRREAKAADLERKLQHIEKFGPILVRGLVQIVGAADKRRDKATEGLEKILGRDTNVAEKELEVAESRLQDLKQKEGFDSSGSEDLESFTESEQLSLDSSFDKDSRKMSSKPNKKKSKTSGKKAVKKASSTKAAAKKASKKVAARPKK; encoded by the coding sequence TTGGCTAAGATTACATCAAGCAGTACAGCCGAATATTTTGCAAAGAACCTACAACAGGTGGGGTTTTCGTCAGCGACTAAAGCTGTTTTAACCACTTTAAAAGAAACAGTGGATAACTCATTAGATGCTTGCGAAGATCATAAGATTCTACCTGAATTAAAGATTGAAATCGAAAAGATTGGCACTGGGGGTTCCAAAAGTGCGGATTTAATACGCATTATGGTGGAAGATAATGGCCCAGGGTTATCGCCAGAAGACCTTCCACGTGTATTTGGCGAGTACTTGGCCTCTTCAAAGTTTGGACGTGGTCGCTGTTCTCGTGGTCAGCAGGGGATTGGTATTTCTGCGGCCACCACATGGGCGCAGCTCACCAATGCCGCTGGGGCCAAGGTTTTAAGTAAAACAAAGAATATGCGTAAAGCCATAGAAATGCGCATTGATGTAGATATCAAATCGAATAAAGGTCTAGTGAAAGATAAAAAGACTGTGGATTGGGACAAAGACCATGGTCTTCGTGTGGAGTTTGTGATTGATGGTCGCTTGCAGCTTAATGGAGATGGTGGGATTTTAACGTATCTTGAAGGAACCTCACTCGTAAACCCGCATTTAAAATTACATTATAAGATCAACGATGACATTGATGTGAACGTGGATCGCGTAACAGAAGACGTTCCTGTGGCTCCGCCAGCAACCTTACCTCATCCTCATACTATGAAATTGGGTGAGTTTATGACCCATGCTCATTTATTTGGAAACGTAAACTTGCAGAAATTTTTAAAAACAGGTTTTTCTCGTGTGACTGATAGTACGTTAAGTGACTTTGTTAAAAATGGAATGCCTAAAAAATTCTTAGCTCAGCCTATATCAAAAACTTCGGAGTCAGAATTTAAGGATATTTTTAAGGCTATACAAGAAACAGAGCTGCCTAACCCCACCACGCGCTCAGTGCTTACCATTGGGGAAGAGGCTTTAGCCAACAGTATTCAACGTTTAGGTGCCATTGACTTTTTTAGTATTGTCACCCGTAAACCTAAAATATGTGACTTTAAGCCTGTAGTGGTGGAAGTAGCCATTGCGAGGTTCTTAGATCGTGGGAAGGAAGACGAAAGTATTCAGCTTTTACGTTTTGCTAACCGTGTGCCTTTACAATTCGATAAGGCAGGATGTGCGATCACTAAAGCTGTGGAGTCCGTCAACTGGCGTTCTTATGGCCTGAACCAGTCCAAAAATAATTTGCCTTTGGGTCCTTACATTTTTGCGATCAGTGTAACGTCGCCGTTTATTAAGTTTAAAAACGCATCTAAAGAGACCATTGATTCTAGTGATGAATTAGTGGAAGAGATTCGTCGCGCGCTGATGCAAACAGGGCAAAAGCTTTCAAGACACATTCGTCGAGAAGCTAAAGCTGCGGATTTAGAGCGAAAACTTCAACATATTGAAAAGTTTGGACCTATTTTGGTTCGTGGACTTGTGCAGATTGTGGGTGCGGCTGACAAACGTCGCGACAAAGCCACTGAAGGTTTAGAAAAGATATTGGGACGTGATACCAACGTAGCAGAAAAAGAATTAGAGGTCGCAGAGAGCCGCTTGCAGGATTTAAAACAAAAAGAAGGTTTTGATTCTAGTGGGTCCGAGGATTTAGAGTCTTTCACAGAGAGCGAACAGCTGTCCTTAGATTCATCATTCGATAAAGATTCAAGAAAGATGAGCTCAAAACCCAACAAGAAGAAAAGTAAGACTTCAGGCAAAAAGGCAGTGAAGAAAGCGTCTTCCACAAAGGCCGCTGCAAAAAAAGCATCTAAGAAAGTGGCAGCAAGACCTAAAAAATAA
- a CDS encoding DNA topoisomerase VI, which produces MAKARVAGSGNSQKDIIYKAKAICEGMLSDLEKAKRPVLESIKCSLDNSEYDPRLGYLTPAGKMVRSELNVSSVQKLARTVFMLDILLNNVNTGGVNTKRELYYMAKGLVKSDKELKPIDFDDQNESDSIIDFITDMLEVYREEMNCFANDRGGQTYSQQLVVTETLNDGTKAVIDLSSLGTTPFQPKNKPQALTLKAKSKIDFCLVVESEGTANTLVSNGFTKRNKCILMGAQGVPSNGVRGWCKLIQDQLKIPIYFFGDLDAYTLQNIYRTLKAGSAASLIRNKDFSAPDVKFLGVLPEDIKKYDLHYYDVKSNDASEMRALKKAKDVLANDPFFQDAKNKKVASILNFLIKNRIRCEQQAIFSVDPKDPIMPEKIILKKIKEKSWV; this is translated from the coding sequence ATGGCAAAGGCAAGAGTAGCAGGATCAGGGAATTCACAGAAAGACATCATTTATAAAGCAAAGGCCATCTGTGAGGGCATGTTAAGTGATTTAGAAAAGGCCAAGCGCCCTGTCTTGGAATCTATCAAGTGCAGCTTGGACAATTCAGAATACGACCCAAGGCTTGGGTATTTGACTCCAGCGGGAAAGATGGTGCGCTCAGAGTTAAATGTGTCTTCAGTGCAAAAATTAGCACGTACAGTGTTTATGTTAGATATTTTACTTAACAACGTAAATACAGGTGGTGTGAACACCAAAAGAGAGCTGTACTATATGGCAAAAGGTTTGGTGAAAAGCGATAAAGAGCTTAAACCCATAGACTTTGATGACCAGAATGAAAGTGACTCCATTATTGATTTTATCACGGATATGCTTGAGGTGTATCGCGAAGAGATGAATTGTTTTGCGAATGATCGTGGGGGACAAACTTACTCACAACAGCTTGTGGTCACTGAAACTTTAAATGATGGAACTAAAGCTGTTATTGACTTGAGCTCATTAGGTACTACCCCTTTTCAGCCCAAGAACAAACCACAGGCCTTAACATTAAAGGCTAAAAGTAAAATTGATTTTTGTTTGGTTGTAGAATCAGAAGGTACGGCGAACACTCTGGTAAGTAATGGGTTTACCAAAAGAAATAAGTGTATCCTGATGGGTGCTCAAGGGGTGCCTAGTAACGGGGTCAGAGGTTGGTGTAAATTGATTCAAGATCAGCTTAAGATTCCTATTTATTTCTTCGGAGATCTGGATGCGTACACTCTGCAAAATATTTACAGAACTCTTAAAGCAGGATCGGCTGCGAGTTTGATTCGTAACAAAGACTTTTCCGCTCCAGATGTAAAGTTTTTAGGAGTTTTGCCTGAAGATATTAAAAAATACGACCTTCACTATTATGATGTGAAGTCTAACGATGCTTCTGAAATGCGAGCTCTTAAAAAAGCCAAAGATGTTCTTGCTAATGACCCCTTTTTCCAGGATGCAAAAAACAAAAAGGTCGCAAGCATTCTTAACTTTTTGATCAAAAATAGAATACGTTGCGAACAGCAAGCGATCTTTAGTGTGGATCCCAAGGACCCCATAATGCCCGAGAAGATCATTCTTAAGAAGATCAAAGAAAAGTCTTGGGTGTAA
- the nadC gene encoding carboxylating nicotinate-nucleotide diphosphorylase: MKLSALEILSQALEEDAPEGDVTCLALSKLCANIHHRSCGTILAKQDLVFSGEEFLVALRELPQRAALRAPISTTLFYHDGDSIKKGDKMATLQGHYSDLLLVERTLLNILGRLCGIATLTQKFVSEVAHTPCKILDTRKTTPLLRTFEKNAVVHGGGQNHRMNLSDAIMLKENHLKTTDLDIKTLVNQIKELYPRKKIILEVENEEQLEQALTSKVDQILLDNMTTEQIATCVKKFPPHIKSEASGNMNLERVRGVAETGVQFISIGLITHSVPCADISFLLD; the protein is encoded by the coding sequence ATGAAATTATCTGCCTTAGAAATCTTATCACAGGCACTTGAGGAGGACGCTCCCGAAGGTGACGTCACATGCTTGGCCTTATCAAAACTCTGTGCCAACATTCACCACAGATCATGTGGAACCATACTCGCAAAGCAAGACCTCGTTTTTTCTGGAGAAGAATTTTTAGTCGCTCTTCGTGAACTCCCACAAAGAGCCGCTCTGAGAGCTCCTATTTCTACCACTCTTTTTTATCACGATGGCGATTCCATAAAAAAGGGAGATAAGATGGCCACCCTTCAAGGTCACTACTCCGATTTATTATTAGTAGAACGAACTCTCCTAAATATTTTAGGCCGTTTGTGCGGGATTGCCACTTTAACTCAGAAGTTTGTCTCTGAGGTGGCCCATACACCCTGCAAAATTTTAGATACACGCAAAACGACACCCTTGCTACGAACTTTTGAAAAGAATGCCGTAGTTCATGGTGGAGGACAGAATCACAGAATGAATTTGTCTGATGCCATTATGCTTAAAGAGAACCATCTCAAAACCACCGATCTAGACATTAAAACTTTAGTGAATCAAATTAAAGAACTCTACCCTCGTAAAAAGATCATTCTGGAAGTAGAAAACGAAGAACAACTTGAGCAGGCACTCACCTCAAAGGTCGACCAAATTTTGCTGGATAATATGACCACCGAGCAGATTGCTACGTGTGTAAAAAAATTCCCACCTCATATTAAATCCGAGGCCAGTGGCAATATGAATCTTGAACGCGTGCGCGGAGTTGCAGAAACTGGGGTCCAGTTTATTAGTATAGGATTGATCACCCATTCGGTTCCATGTGCTGACATCAGTTTTTTATTAGATTAA